In Ignisphaera sp., the DNA window ACATAACAGCAAAAGAGAATACCATTGCGAAAGCTGCCAATACATATGGAGAGATAACCGGTAGAATATCTCTAACAATTATGCTGAATCTAGAAGCTCCAGAGAGAACAGCCATATTTATATACTCTGACGAGAGTATGCTCATAGATCTGGATCTGAATCCTCTCGCCCATCCACCCCATGATGTTATACCTATAACAAATGCTACAAGCCATAGATTCCTTTCTGGTAGATATGCAGCCAAAACCATCATTAGTAGGATAGCTGGTATTATTATGAAGATTTCTGAAACCGTCAGTATAGCTTTATCCACTAATCCCCCGAATACTGCTGCTATAGTTCCAAGAAATATCGCTAATGCTAAAGCTATACCGGAAGCTACTGAACCCACCAACAGAGATCCTCTTATACCGTGAAGGAATTGCGCTAAAACGTCTCTT includes these proteins:
- a CDS encoding ABC transporter permease; this translates as MKIPGILRIKKFVIGIAIFAAIVLTGLIGPIFYKVDPGRMVDRRYLPPSTKYPLGTDALGRDVLAQFLHGIRGSLLVGSVASGIALALAIFLGTIAAVFGGLVDKAILTVSEIFIIIPAILLMMVLAAYLPERNLWLVAFVIGITSWGGWARGFRSRSMSILSSEYINMAVLSGASRFSIIVRDILPVISPYVLAAFAMVFSFAVMSEVGLTVIGIGMTKDITLGLVLYIAQLYANITQGIWWTFVPPTIAIIAIYLSLYMIAISLDEYFSPKVGSV